Part of the uncultured Desulfobacter sp. genome, ATTGTGCGGCCTGAAATACCTTTTCCGGCAAGCTACAGTTGAAAAAAACGGGTACAAGTGCAGCAAAAAGAGCGGTGTTATTTAAAAAAGTGGTGCTGTTTTTTCTTTCGGGCTTGAAGCCACCGCTCGAACAGGAAAAATCGGGTATGCAGGAATCTGACGATATAGCCGACGAGCACAGCAGCCACCACCGTGCCCTCCCTGATGCCTGCCAGTTCGTCCAGGAAAAAAAGGGAGCTTGCAATGCCCAGAACAACCAGGGATGAGTCCGTGCCGATTTTGGTTTTTCCGAAATCCACCCCAAAGGTCTGGGTCAGTGCCATGGCCAGTCCTTCTCCGGGCAGATAGGTGAGTGCGGCCTTGATTTCAAAAAATACGCCAATGCCGAGCACCACACAGCTTAAAAGGCATAACGCCGCTTGTTCAGCATAGGTGCCCGGGACCATCCCGCCGGAGTATTTCATGATCAGATCAATGAAATATCCAAAAAGGAATACCACCGGGAATTGAACCAGCTGGAACAGCCTGTATCTTTTGCGCAGTAACAGCATCTGAAGAAAAATGAGCAGGACATTAAGAATAATGGTGGTCTGCCCCAGGGTGAGTGGAAACGTTAGGCTGTAGACATAGGGGACGCAGGAAATGGGCGAAACGCCAAGATCTGCTTTTACGGATAACACAACGCCTATGGCCATGATAAACAGGCCGAAAATGAATACGATACTCTGAG contains:
- a CDS encoding DUF6198 family protein, which codes for MKQNILTQSIVFIFGLFIMAIGVVLSVKADLGVSPISCVPYVYSLTFPLTLGQTTIILNVLLIFLQMLLLRKRYRLFQLVQFPVVFLFGYFIDLIMKYSGGMVPGTYAEQAALCLLSCVVLGIGVFFEIKAALTYLPGEGLAMALTQTFGVDFGKTKIGTDSSLVVLGIASSLFFLDELAGIREGTVVAAVLVGYIVRFLHTRFFLFERWLQARKKKQHHFFK